The proteins below come from a single Azospirillum thiophilum genomic window:
- the rpiB gene encoding ribose 5-phosphate isomerase B — protein MTVRTVALASDHAGYELKAQIAGQLEGAGYTVLDLGTDGPASVDYPDFAAALAVAVTDGRAQRGVLICGSGIGISIAANRHPGIRAALVHDVTTARLSREHNDANVIALGARIVGPEIAKDCVEVFLKAGFEGGERHSRRIAKMG, from the coding sequence ATGACCGTCCGCACCGTAGCGCTCGCCTCCGACCACGCCGGCTATGAGCTGAAGGCTCAGATCGCCGGGCAACTTGAAGGTGCCGGCTACACCGTCCTCGATCTCGGTACCGACGGTCCGGCCTCGGTGGATTACCCGGACTTCGCCGCGGCGCTGGCCGTCGCCGTCACCGACGGCCGGGCGCAGCGCGGCGTGCTGATCTGCGGCAGCGGCATCGGCATCAGCATCGCCGCCAACCGCCATCCCGGCATCCGCGCCGCGCTTGTCCACGACGTCACGACCGCGCGCCTGTCGCGTGAGCACAACGACGCCAACGTGATCGCGCTGGGCGCTCGCATCGTCGGTCCGGAGATCGCCAAGGACTGCGTCGAGGTCTTCCTGAAGGCCGGCTTCGAAGGTGGCGAACGCCACAGCCGCCGTATCGCCAAGATGGGCTGA
- the glyA gene encoding serine hydroxymethyltransferase, which produces MTTTNAAEIGRFFAASLAETDPELARAVRDELVRQQEQIELIASENIVSQAVLEAQGSVLTNKYAEGYPGKRYYGGCEFVDVAETLAIERACKLFGCDFANVQPNSGSQANQAVMLALLQPGDCVLGMSLAAGGHLTHGAAPNMSGKWFKAVQYGVRKDDHLIDFDQVEALAREHKPKLIIAGGSAYPRVLDYERFRAIADEVGAYFMVDIAHYAGLIAGGVYPNPFPYADVATTTTHKTLRGPRGGMVLTNREDIAKKINSAVFPGLQGGPLMHVIAAKAVAFAEALRPEFKTYAQAVVDNAQVLAKTLIDGGLDIVSGGTDSHIVLVDLRPKNLTGKAAEASLEHAGMTCNKNGVPFDPQKPMITSGVRLGSPAATTRGFGVAEFKQVGEMIVETLDGLAASNSGDNTAVEAAMRERVRGLCRQFPIYPTL; this is translated from the coding sequence ATGACCACCACCAACGCCGCCGAGATCGGCCGCTTCTTCGCCGCCTCGCTCGCCGAGACCGATCCCGAACTGGCCCGCGCGGTGCGCGACGAGCTGGTGCGCCAGCAGGAGCAGATCGAACTGATCGCGTCCGAGAACATCGTCTCGCAGGCGGTGCTGGAGGCGCAGGGCTCCGTCCTCACCAACAAGTATGCCGAAGGCTATCCGGGCAAGCGTTACTATGGCGGCTGCGAGTTCGTCGACGTCGCCGAGACGCTGGCGATCGAGCGCGCCTGCAAGCTGTTCGGCTGCGACTTCGCCAACGTGCAGCCCAACTCCGGCTCCCAGGCCAACCAGGCGGTGATGCTGGCCCTGCTGCAGCCGGGCGACTGCGTGCTCGGCATGTCGCTGGCCGCCGGCGGCCACCTGACCCATGGTGCCGCGCCCAACATGTCGGGCAAGTGGTTCAAGGCGGTCCAGTACGGCGTGCGCAAGGACGACCATCTGATCGACTTCGATCAGGTCGAGGCGCTGGCGCGCGAACACAAGCCGAAGCTGATCATCGCTGGCGGCTCCGCCTATCCGCGCGTGCTCGACTATGAGCGCTTCCGCGCCATCGCGGACGAGGTCGGCGCCTATTTCATGGTGGACATCGCCCACTATGCCGGCCTGATCGCCGGCGGCGTCTACCCGAACCCCTTCCCCTATGCCGACGTCGCAACCACCACCACCCACAAGACGCTGCGCGGCCCGCGCGGCGGCATGGTGCTGACCAACCGGGAAGACATCGCCAAGAAGATCAACTCGGCGGTGTTCCCCGGCCTGCAGGGCGGCCCGCTGATGCATGTCATCGCCGCCAAGGCCGTCGCCTTCGCCGAGGCGCTGCGTCCGGAGTTCAAGACCTACGCCCAGGCGGTGGTCGACAACGCCCAGGTGCTGGCGAAGACGCTGATCGACGGCGGGCTCGACATCGTGTCGGGCGGCACCGACAGCCACATCGTGCTGGTCGACCTGCGGCCGAAGAACCTGACCGGCAAGGCGGCGGAAGCCAGCCTGGAGCATGCCGGCATGACCTGCAACAAGAACGGCGTGCCGTTCGATCCGCAGAAGCCGATGATCACCTCGGGCGTCCGTCTGGGCAGCCCGGCAGCGACCACCCGCGGTTTTGGCGTCGCCGAGTTCAAACAGGTCGGCGAGATGATCGTGGAGACGCTGGACGGGCTGGCCGCCAGCAACTCCGGCGACAACACGGCCGTCGAGGCCGCGATGCGCGAACGTGTCCGCGGCCTGTGCCGTCAGTTCCCGATCTACCCGACACTGTAA
- the nrdR gene encoding transcriptional regulator NrdR — translation MRCPFCGNEDTQVKDSRPTEDNSAIRRRRFCPSCSARFTTFERVQLRELTVVKSNGQREPFDREKLLRSMRIALRKRPIDGDRIDRVVNSLVRQLESSGESEIPSKQIGEKIMEALQTLDQVAYIRYASVYKDFREASDFNEFVEQLAPEASPGV, via the coding sequence ATGCGCTGCCCGTTCTGCGGAAACGAGGACACCCAGGTCAAGGACTCGCGCCCGACGGAGGACAACTCGGCGATCCGCCGGCGGCGCTTCTGCCCGAGTTGCAGCGCCCGCTTCACCACCTTCGAACGCGTTCAACTGCGCGAGCTGACGGTGGTGAAGAGCAACGGCCAGCGCGAACCCTTCGACCGCGAGAAGCTGTTGCGGTCGATGCGGATCGCGCTGCGCAAGCGCCCGATCGATGGCGACCGCATCGACCGGGTGGTGAACAGCCTGGTCCGCCAGCTCGAATCCTCCGGCGAGAGCGAGATTCCGTCGAAGCAGATCGGCGAGAAGATCATGGAGGCTCTGCAGACCCTGGATCAGGTCGCGTATATCCGCTACGCCTCGGTGTACAAGGACTTCCGCGAAGCCTCGGACTTCAACGAGTTCGTGGAGCAGCTGGCTCCGGAGGCCTCGCCGGGGGTGTGA